In one Streptomyces sp. NBC_01288 genomic region, the following are encoded:
- a CDS encoding aldo/keto reductase produces METKSNIRTLGRSGIDVSALGFGCWAIGGEWQDVSGQPLGWGKVDDEESVRAVRRALDLGVTFFDTADTYGAGHSERVLGRALGKRRDDVVLATKWGNVFDEETRTLTGSDDSPEYARRALTASLERLGTDHVDLYQLHLSDADLEHAAQLRDQCEEFVREGLIRAYAWSTDDPARAAVFAEGEHCAAVQHSANVLQDAPEMFALCEELGLASINRSPLAMGLLTGKQASGRALEAGDIRNTPPAWMQGFKQGDGADENYVTRVEALREILTSDGRTPAQGALAWLWARSPRTVPIPGFRSVTQAEQNAGAIAKGPLTAGQLAEVDRVLGR; encoded by the coding sequence ATGGAGACGAAGTCGAACATCAGGACCCTCGGCCGCAGCGGTATCGACGTGAGCGCTCTCGGCTTCGGCTGCTGGGCGATCGGCGGGGAGTGGCAGGACGTGAGCGGGCAGCCGCTCGGCTGGGGCAAGGTCGACGACGAGGAGTCCGTACGGGCGGTCCGGCGCGCCCTCGATCTGGGCGTCACGTTCTTCGACACCGCCGACACCTACGGCGCGGGGCACAGCGAACGCGTCCTCGGCCGCGCGCTGGGCAAGCGCCGGGACGACGTGGTCCTCGCCACCAAGTGGGGCAACGTCTTCGACGAGGAGACCCGCACCCTCACCGGTTCCGACGACTCCCCGGAGTACGCCCGCCGCGCGCTCACCGCATCCCTGGAGCGCCTCGGCACCGACCACGTCGACCTGTACCAACTGCACCTGTCCGACGCGGACTTGGAGCACGCCGCCCAACTCCGGGACCAGTGCGAGGAGTTCGTGCGCGAGGGGCTGATCCGCGCCTACGCCTGGAGCACCGACGACCCCGCCCGTGCCGCCGTGTTCGCCGAGGGGGAGCACTGCGCGGCCGTACAGCACTCGGCGAACGTGTTGCAGGACGCGCCCGAAATGTTCGCCCTGTGCGAGGAGTTGGGCCTGGCCAGCATCAACCGCAGCCCCCTCGCGATGGGCCTGCTCACCGGAAAGCAGGCGTCGGGGCGGGCGTTGGAGGCGGGGGACATCCGCAACACGCCCCCGGCCTGGATGCAGGGCTTCAAGCAGGGGGACGGCGCCGACGAGAACTACGTCACCCGCGTCGAAGCCCTCCGCGAGATCCTCACCTCCGACGGCCGCACCCCGGCCCAGGGCGCCCTCGCCTGGCTCTGGGCCCGCAGCCCCCGCACCGTCCCGATCCCCGGCTTCCGCTCGGTCACCCAGGCCGAGCAGAACGCGGGCGCGATCGCCAAGGGGCCGCTTACTGCTGGGCAGTTGGCGGAGGTCGACCGGGTGCTCGGGAGGTGA